In Deinococcus ficus, a single genomic region encodes these proteins:
- a CDS encoding phosphotransferase, giving the protein MDRPLAVWPDADLVLLHGELSADHLLSDGQTMDGIIDLNGVHLGRPAVELHYLYDSYGEAFVRRLLRQLPHLDLHATVEEVRFMHTWHHVVRLLWALDHDHAPRQERWRYDLSRSPG; this is encoded by the coding sequence CTGGACCGCCCCCTGGCCGTTTGGCCGGACGCGGATCTCGTTCTCCTGCACGGTGAGCTGAGCGCGGATCACCTGCTGTCCGATGGCCAGACGATGGATGGCATCATCGACCTGAACGGGGTGCACCTGGGACGACCCGCCGTTGAACTGCACTACCTCTACGACAGTTACGGTGAGGCCTTCGTGCGGCGGTTGCTTCGGCAGCTGCCTCACCTGGACCTGCACGCCACCGTGGAGGAAGTCCGCTTCATGCACACCTGGCACCACGTCGTCCGGTTGCTGTGGGCGCTGGATCATGACCACGCACCCAGGCAGGAGCGCTGGCGGTATGACCTGTCGCGGTCGCCCGGCTGA
- a CDS encoding AfsR/SARP family transcriptional regulator, which yields MALTVTTLGDQSVVQDGHAVLWPSTAAKNLFFLLLGHPSGLSRAAIVEALWDAPLTPASRANFKVTLHRLRHALADQAAVVEVDHIYTLHPRYPAASDETHFRDELGLMRRARTRESKLRYGYRAVMRYGGDYLLTQSQAWAEERRDELRSEYVQLRLELAALHCSALECHSAVRSLGAALASDPLTGEEHHQSLLTCLYALGRGEDALTHFRNYALFVQREVGDTLSNETVTLAEDIKRGEVRGARQIQSVLACPRLALYGPPRRHLGPAAPPDLHAWAAELRRGQVLHAFATKLSAARHWVALEAQARAFLQGSAGIVATALLRGPLSLPLGRMPDVAAWPAGAQAALAVALEAAALPGSSHRPEGAVVTLEGWRVKAVPLNCGEVRERAILCLGIPDGLEPDPLNAELTAQATAVLNQVLAQPKWAAVRGPPTSD from the coding sequence ATGGCACTCACCGTGACAACCCTGGGTGACCAGAGCGTGGTTCAGGATGGCCACGCGGTGCTTTGGCCGTCCACAGCCGCGAAGAATCTGTTTTTCCTGTTGCTGGGGCATCCATCCGGACTCTCTCGTGCGGCAATCGTCGAAGCTTTGTGGGACGCGCCGCTCACCCCGGCCAGCCGGGCGAATTTCAAAGTGACCCTGCACCGCCTGCGGCATGCCCTCGCGGATCAGGCGGCCGTGGTTGAAGTCGACCACATCTACACCCTCCATCCACGCTACCCGGCAGCGTCAGATGAAACGCACTTTCGTGACGAGCTCGGCCTGATGCGCCGCGCGAGGACCCGTGAAAGCAAGCTGCGGTACGGGTACCGCGCCGTGATGCGGTACGGCGGCGACTACCTGCTGACGCAAAGTCAGGCCTGGGCCGAGGAGCGCCGAGACGAGCTGCGCAGCGAGTACGTTCAGTTGCGGCTGGAGCTTGCCGCGCTGCACTGCTCCGCGCTGGAATGTCACTCGGCGGTCCGCAGCCTGGGGGCTGCGCTGGCCAGTGATCCCTTGACGGGGGAAGAGCACCACCAGTCCCTTCTGACCTGCCTATACGCCCTCGGGCGGGGGGAGGACGCCCTGACCCACTTCCGCAACTACGCCCTGTTCGTTCAGCGGGAAGTGGGCGATACGCTTTCGAACGAGACCGTAACCCTCGCCGAGGACATCAAACGTGGTGAGGTGCGCGGCGCCAGACAGATTCAATCGGTCTTGGCTTGTCCCCGGCTGGCCCTGTATGGACCTCCACGCCGGCACCTGGGTCCGGCGGCGCCGCCGGACCTGCATGCCTGGGCAGCCGAACTGCGCCGCGGTCAGGTGCTGCACGCTTTCGCCACGAAGCTGAGCGCCGCCCGCCACTGGGTGGCGCTGGAGGCCCAGGCACGCGCCTTCTTGCAGGGATCAGCTGGAATTGTGGCCACTGCGCTGCTCAGAGGTCCGCTCAGTCTGCCGCTTGGGCGCATGCCGGACGTCGCCGCCTGGCCAGCGGGCGCCCAGGCGGCCTTGGCTGTGGCCCTGGAAGCGGCGGCCCTGCCCGGCTCATCCCATCGCCCGGAAGGGGCGGTGGTGACGCTGGAGGGGTGGCGGGTGAAGGCCGTGCCGCTGAACTGCGGGGAAGTCAGGGAACGCGCCATTCTCTGCCTGGGGATTCCGGATGGCCTCGAGCCTGACCCGCTGAACGCGGAGCTGACCGCTCAGGCGACCGCGGTCCTGAACCAGGTGCTCGCCCAGCCAAAGTGGGCGGCCGTCAGGGGGCCGCCCACTTCAGATTGA
- a CDS encoding endo alpha-1,4 polygalactosaminidase: MSLLCVLILSACGQSTPNPVTPDPLASAPRPRPGVQAEAETAELTFDAEGATALATADPSGTNGATIISDAAASGGQAVRLSSTGSTVRFTVPSTVSGSTVVRVQARAVPYNGNPIVKLARGTTLLAKQELSSTTYAPLTFGTFTVQPGQTLKVTLTNGLSSGSRRAIVDFLILDAAGTAPAPEPAPSPTPTPTPSPTPAPTPGSIKLPPTGNVPWDWQIGANSDKDIVVPAGVKLMDVDGFNTSAAKVAELKAAGQYAVCYINVGSYEPWRPDSSQYPAYLKIQTDPDWPDEAFLDINDVWKEGSVLAKILKARFQMCKDKGFDALEPDNLQNDENVSGGLITRQQQLDFNGWVADQAHAVGLAVLMKNGPDKILLKDKFGRMMVDLFDGILNEECQQYSECAPLGEFTKRGKLALNVEYKAALTLNCTIAANNMRKDLNLVGYTMTGYKRQPCP; the protein is encoded by the coding sequence ATGTCCCTGCTGTGCGTCCTGATTCTGTCCGCCTGCGGGCAGTCCACGCCGAACCCGGTGACTCCGGATCCGCTGGCCTCCGCTCCCCGGCCCAGGCCGGGCGTCCAGGCGGAAGCTGAAACCGCCGAACTGACTTTCGACGCCGAGGGGGCCACCGCCCTGGCCACGGCCGACCCGAGCGGCACCAACGGCGCCACCATCATCAGCGACGCCGCCGCGAGTGGCGGGCAGGCCGTGCGCCTGTCCAGCACCGGCAGCACCGTGCGCTTCACGGTGCCCAGCACGGTCAGCGGCAGCACCGTCGTGCGCGTGCAGGCCCGCGCCGTGCCGTACAACGGCAACCCAATCGTGAAACTCGCGCGCGGCACCACCCTGCTGGCCAAGCAGGAGCTCAGCTCCACCACGTACGCCCCGTTGACCTTCGGGACCTTCACCGTGCAGCCCGGGCAGACCCTGAAGGTCACCCTGACCAACGGCCTGAGCAGCGGCTCCCGGCGCGCGATCGTGGATTTCCTGATCCTCGACGCTGCCGGCACTGCGCCCGCGCCTGAGCCGGCCCCCAGTCCTACGCCGACACCGACGCCCAGTCCCACGCCTGCGCCGACGCCCGGCAGCATCAAGCTGCCCCCCACCGGGAACGTGCCCTGGGACTGGCAGATTGGTGCCAACAGCGACAAGGACATCGTGGTGCCCGCCGGCGTGAAACTCATGGACGTGGACGGCTTCAACACCAGCGCGGCGAAGGTCGCGGAGCTGAAGGCCGCCGGTCAGTACGCGGTGTGCTACATCAACGTCGGCAGCTACGAACCCTGGCGACCGGACTCCAGCCAGTACCCGGCTTACCTGAAAATCCAGACCGACCCGGACTGGCCGGACGAGGCGTTCCTGGACATCAACGACGTCTGGAAGGAAGGCAGCGTGCTGGCCAAGATCCTCAAGGCCCGCTTTCAGATGTGTAAGGACAAGGGGTTTGACGCGCTGGAACCTGACAACCTTCAGAATGACGAGAACGTCAGCGGCGGCCTGATCACCCGCCAGCAGCAGCTCGATTTCAACGGCTGGGTGGCGGATCAGGCCCACGCGGTGGGGCTGGCTGTCCTGATGAAGAACGGACCGGACAAGATCCTGCTCAAAGACAAGTTCGGCCGCATGATGGTGGACCTGTTCGACGGCATCCTCAACGAGGAATGCCAGCAGTACAGCGAATGTGCCCCGCTGGGTGAATTCACCAAACGCGGCAAGCTTGCCCTGAACGTCGAGTACAAAGCGGCACTCACGCTCAACTGCACCATCGCGGCCAACAACATGCGCAAGGACCTGAATCTCGTCGGGTACACCATGACTGGCTACAAGCGCCAGCCCTGCCCCTGA
- a CDS encoding endo alpha-1,4 polygalactosaminidase → MLLTSSTNLPAFASRLSRGRTRQLRRPKKPFAVYYGDQQLNKLRAYQTVVLQPQHYTGQELRWLRDQGVRTLAYLSLGEDPHALPGAWARQERNPAWGTWYVKVGHAAWRAQVFESAAAYMQHFDGLFLDTVDNTRLFPADRSPLLKILRTLRLSYPDAYLLVNRGFDLLPEMARHVNGILIESFTTSWLDGYRKLYPSELAYTRDLLVTARSYGLDTYALDYARTPAQRRAAQVRARALGVSTFVSSRELAVL, encoded by the coding sequence ATGCTGCTCACCTCATCCACCAATCTGCCCGCCTTCGCGTCTCGCCTGTCCCGGGGCCGCACCCGGCAATTACGCCGTCCGAAAAAACCCTTCGCGGTGTACTACGGCGATCAGCAGCTGAACAAACTGCGGGCGTATCAGACGGTGGTGCTGCAACCCCAGCATTACACCGGACAGGAGCTGCGCTGGCTGCGCGATCAGGGCGTCCGTACCCTGGCGTACCTGAGCCTGGGGGAGGATCCACACGCCCTGCCGGGCGCGTGGGCCCGGCAGGAACGGAATCCCGCCTGGGGCACCTGGTACGTGAAAGTCGGCCATGCCGCCTGGCGGGCCCAGGTGTTCGAGTCGGCCGCGGCGTACATGCAGCACTTCGACGGGCTGTTCCTGGACACCGTGGACAACACGCGCCTGTTCCCTGCCGACCGGTCACCGCTGCTGAAGATCCTGCGGACCCTGAGGCTGAGCTACCCGGACGCTTACCTGCTGGTCAACCGGGGCTTTGACCTGCTGCCCGAGATGGCCCGGCACGTCAACGGCATCCTGATCGAATCGTTCACGACGTCCTGGCTGGACGGGTACCGGAAACTCTACCCTTCGGAACTGGCCTACACCCGGGATCTGCTGGTCACCGCCCGGTCCTACGGATTGGACACCTACGCGCTCGATTACGCGCGCACGCCGGCGCAGCGCCGCGCTGCGCAGGTGCGGGCGCGGGCGCTGGGGGTCAGCACGTTCGTCAGTTCGCGGGAACTCGCGGTCCTCTAG
- a CDS encoding NAD-dependent epimerase/dehydratase family protein: MRVLILGAAGFLGRHVNALLRDQPDLQVRTAPRQRDLDLGRASPAEWTGLLDATRPDVIVNCAGCTDGTLEDLHCANTALVGGLVQAVLGLRAPPRIIHLGSAAEYGPGPLRPHEDAPTRPASLYGASKLRGTQVLLSAPTRLARVVLRPFNPVGAGQAANTVAGRAARQFREAVSTGGPTVTFGNLSAERDFIAASDVARAVLTVLRRADAPAVLNVGRGEGRPVREIVQTLARLSGFTGEVREDAAGSGRSASVSRQWADTGRLRTLGWLPATSLDEALGELWRATRCGLLEPSVRPDVHRPPPAA; encoded by the coding sequence ATGCGCGTCCTGATTCTCGGCGCGGCCGGGTTTCTGGGCCGGCATGTGAACGCACTGCTGCGCGACCAGCCGGACCTGCAGGTCCGCACGGCACCCAGGCAGCGTGACCTGGATCTGGGACGCGCCTCACCGGCCGAGTGGACCGGGCTGCTGGACGCCACGCGCCCGGACGTCATCGTGAACTGCGCCGGCTGCACCGACGGCACCCTGGAGGACCTGCACTGCGCCAACACGGCCCTGGTCGGGGGTCTCGTGCAGGCTGTCCTGGGCCTGCGCGCCCCACCCCGGATCATTCACCTGGGATCGGCGGCCGAATACGGCCCGGGCCCACTACGCCCCCACGAGGACGCACCCACCCGGCCGGCCAGTCTGTACGGGGCATCCAAACTGCGCGGCACGCAGGTTCTGCTCTCCGCGCCAACCCGGCTGGCCCGCGTCGTGCTGCGGCCGTTCAATCCGGTCGGGGCGGGTCAGGCCGCGAACACCGTCGCCGGCCGCGCGGCGCGGCAGTTCCGGGAGGCGGTGTCCACAGGCGGGCCGACCGTGACATTCGGGAACCTGAGTGCCGAACGGGACTTCATTGCGGCGAGCGACGTGGCCCGCGCCGTGCTGACCGTCCTGCGCCGCGCCGACGCTCCGGCAGTGCTGAATGTCGGCCGCGGCGAGGGTCGACCGGTACGGGAAATCGTGCAGACCCTCGCCCGCCTGAGCGGATTCACCGGTGAGGTGCGCGAGGACGCGGCCGGATCCGGGCGGTCCGCGAGTGTGTCCCGCCAGTGGGCCGACACCGGCCGCCTGCGCACCCTGGGCTGGTTGCCCGCGACTTCCCTTGATGAGGCCTTGGGCGAGCTGTGGCGCGCCACGCGCTGCGGGCTGCTGGAGCCGTCAGTTCGTCCGGACGTGCACCGCCCGCCCCCTGCCGCCTGA
- a CDS encoding nucleotidyltransferase family protein — MHAVILAGGKGTRLHPYTTCVPKPLVPIGSRYSILEILLTQLQYRGVETVTLAIGHMGGLVRAFIGDGSRFGLHVEYVSEDHPLGTVGPLLPVLDSLPEHFLMMNGDVLTDIDFADLYQVHGRSGAPLTVATYARQISSEFGVLDVEQGHIMAFREKPVLNFNVSMGVYALSRETLRRYEPGYPLGMDVLIYDLLAQNNRPATYPFSGYWLDIGRPEDYDRANAEFSELESRLLPRPQQVALTLLPEGAACAS, encoded by the coding sequence ATGCACGCAGTGATTCTCGCCGGAGGCAAAGGCACCAGGCTGCACCCCTACACCACCTGCGTCCCCAAACCGCTGGTGCCGATCGGCAGCCGCTACTCGATCCTGGAGATCCTCCTCACGCAGCTGCAGTACCGGGGGGTGGAAACAGTCACGCTGGCGATCGGGCACATGGGCGGCCTGGTGCGGGCGTTCATCGGCGACGGCAGCCGCTTCGGGCTGCACGTCGAGTACGTCAGCGAGGACCACCCGCTGGGCACCGTGGGTCCACTGCTGCCGGTCCTGGACTCCCTGCCGGAGCATTTCCTGATGATGAACGGTGACGTCCTGACCGACATCGATTTCGCGGACCTCTACCAGGTGCACGGGCGCAGCGGCGCGCCGCTGACGGTCGCCACGTACGCCCGGCAGATCAGCAGTGAGTTTGGCGTTCTGGACGTCGAGCAGGGTCACATCATGGCCTTCCGGGAGAAACCCGTGCTGAACTTCAACGTCAGCATGGGCGTCTACGCCCTGAGCCGCGAGACGCTGCGCCGCTACGAACCCGGCTACCCGCTGGGGATGGACGTCCTGATCTACGACCTGCTCGCCCAGAACAACCGCCCCGCCACCTACCCGTTCAGCGGGTACTGGCTGGATATCGGCCGGCCTGAGGATTACGACCGGGCCAACGCGGAGTTCTCCGAGCTCGAAAGCCGGCTGCTGCCGCGCCCGCAGCAGGTGGCCCTGACCCTTCTCCCGGAGGGTGCGGCATGCGCGTCCTGA
- a CDS encoding SDR family NAD(P)-dependent oxidoreductase has translation MQPTVSVTGAEGFIGSHLVEALVRDGQTVRAMVQYNSFNSWGWLETLTPDIMGQVEVCPGDVRDPGSVRSLMDGTQAVYHLAALIAIPYSYQAPRSYIETNVNGTLNVLEAARQLGTPRVIHTSTSEVYGTAQTVPIQESHPLHPQSPYAASKAAADHLAQSYHLSFGLPVVTLRPFNTYGPRQSARAVISNIIAQLTAARAAVQLGDLTPTRDFTFVEDTAQAFLAVGKAGPEVLGCTLNAGNGREISIGQLVEVIAEVMNRPVQVRREPARLRPPGSEVRRLVCDSSELRRATAWRPNHSLREGLGRTVDWFHRPQNLARYKTGLYNV, from the coding sequence ATGCAGCCCACCGTTTCCGTGACCGGCGCCGAAGGCTTCATCGGCTCTCACCTCGTCGAGGCCCTTGTGCGCGACGGCCAGACCGTGCGCGCCATGGTGCAGTACAACTCCTTCAACTCGTGGGGGTGGCTGGAGACCCTCACGCCGGACATCATGGGACAGGTCGAGGTGTGCCCCGGAGACGTCCGCGACCCCGGTTCAGTCCGGTCGCTGATGGACGGCACGCAGGCGGTGTACCACCTCGCCGCGTTGATCGCCATCCCCTACTCGTACCAGGCACCTCGGTCGTACATCGAAACGAACGTCAACGGCACGCTGAACGTCCTGGAGGCGGCCCGGCAGCTTGGGACGCCACGGGTGATCCACACGTCCACCAGCGAGGTGTACGGCACCGCTCAGACCGTGCCGATCCAGGAAAGTCACCCGCTGCACCCGCAGTCGCCCTACGCGGCGTCCAAGGCCGCCGCCGATCACCTCGCGCAGAGTTACCACTTGAGTTTCGGCCTGCCGGTCGTGACGCTGCGGCCCTTCAACACCTACGGCCCGCGGCAGTCGGCGCGCGCCGTGATCTCGAACATCATCGCGCAGCTCACCGCAGCCCGTGCGGCCGTGCAACTCGGGGACCTGACGCCCACCCGCGACTTCACGTTCGTGGAGGACACCGCTCAGGCATTCCTGGCCGTCGGCAAGGCCGGTCCCGAGGTGCTGGGCTGCACGCTGAACGCCGGGAATGGTCGGGAGATCAGCATCGGGCAGCTGGTGGAAGTCATTGCCGAGGTGATGAACCGGCCCGTGCAGGTGCGCCGTGAACCGGCCCGCCTGCGCCCCCCCGGGTCCGAGGTACGGCGCCTGGTGTGTGACAGCAGTGAACTGCGCCGCGCGACTGCCTGGCGGCCGAATCACTCCCTGCGCGAGGGTCTGGGCCGCACCGTGGACTGGTTCCATCGCCCGCAGAACCTCGCGCGCTACAAGACCGGTCTGTACAACGTCTGA
- the pelF gene encoding GT4 family glycosyltransferase PelF yields MTITAALITEGTYPLESGGVSVWCDQLIRGLNDINYHVMALGTAETPPASLTLPGNVRQLSLVSLWTAPRPGRLRPAQRRTFDALYAQLVESLVTRSPVQDANQYFTHALVELAHLAQHLPLDAALADPANVALILDLWHAHARRTGEEPQPGDLPRPTLRDALHASLWLMNLLRPLAHPLPGCQLTHAVSNGLSVLPAIATKALYGTPFILTEHGIYLRERYLAPPSPYLSGATRAFLLRFYDHLTRAAYDQADVISPASNFNVRWQLRLGADPTRIQPIRNGIEPSAFPAGDTDPKEPTVAWVGRIDPLKDLSTLIHAHALTQRRVPGARLRLYGPVPRGNEAYAQACRTLVQDLGLEDHATFEGRVPSVVDAYHSGHVVALSSISEGFPYTVLEGMATGRPVVATDVGGVSEAVGDTGIVVPARDPEAFADACNELLRDTRLRRRLGRQARDRVLSLFTVSQCTEAYRGVYTRITRRAALAPVRSLPLAGPAGGS; encoded by the coding sequence ATGACCATCACAGCAGCGCTGATCACCGAAGGCACGTACCCGCTTGAGAGCGGCGGCGTGAGCGTCTGGTGCGATCAGCTCATTCGCGGCCTGAACGACATCAACTATCACGTCATGGCCCTGGGCACCGCCGAGACGCCCCCTGCCTCACTGACCTTGCCGGGCAACGTACGGCAGTTGAGTCTGGTTTCACTCTGGACGGCCCCCCGTCCTGGCCGGCTTCGGCCCGCCCAGCGGCGGACCTTCGACGCTCTGTACGCACAGCTGGTTGAGAGTCTGGTCACCCGGTCCCCTGTGCAGGACGCCAACCAATATTTCACCCACGCCCTCGTGGAACTCGCCCACCTCGCACAACATCTGCCTCTGGACGCCGCACTCGCTGACCCGGCGAATGTCGCGCTGATCCTGGACCTCTGGCACGCCCATGCCCGGCGAACCGGTGAGGAGCCGCAGCCCGGCGATCTGCCGCGCCCCACTCTACGCGACGCGCTGCACGCAAGCCTGTGGCTGATGAACCTCCTGCGCCCCCTGGCGCACCCCCTTCCCGGCTGTCAGCTCACGCACGCCGTCAGCAACGGACTGTCCGTCCTGCCCGCCATCGCTACCAAGGCCCTGTACGGCACACCATTCATCCTGACGGAGCACGGCATCTACCTCCGAGAACGGTATCTCGCACCGCCCAGTCCATACCTTTCGGGCGCCACCCGGGCGTTCCTGCTGCGCTTCTACGACCATCTGACCCGCGCCGCGTACGACCAGGCGGATGTCATCTCCCCCGCCTCGAACTTCAACGTGCGCTGGCAGCTGCGCCTGGGCGCCGACCCCACCCGGATTCAGCCCATTCGCAACGGCATTGAACCCAGCGCCTTTCCTGCTGGCGACACCGATCCGAAAGAACCCACTGTGGCCTGGGTGGGCAGAATCGATCCGCTCAAGGACCTGAGCACCCTGATTCACGCGCACGCCCTGACGCAGCGCCGAGTCCCGGGTGCCCGACTGCGGCTGTACGGACCGGTCCCCCGTGGAAACGAAGCCTACGCTCAGGCCTGCCGGACCCTGGTCCAAGACCTCGGCCTGGAGGATCACGCCACATTCGAGGGAAGGGTGCCGTCGGTGGTGGACGCCTACCACTCCGGGCATGTGGTCGCCCTGTCGAGCATTTCCGAGGGCTTTCCCTACACCGTGCTCGAAGGCATGGCGACGGGCCGGCCGGTGGTGGCCACGGATGTCGGCGGCGTCAGCGAAGCCGTCGGCGACACGGGCATCGTGGTGCCTGCCCGCGACCCTGAAGCGTTCGCTGACGCGTGCAACGAGCTGCTCCGCGATACCCGCCTGCGCCGCCGCCTGGGCCGTCAGGCCCGTGACCGGGTGCTCTCACTGTTTACTGTCAGCCAGTGCACGGAGGCGTACCGGGGGGTGTACACCCGCATCACCCGGCGCGCCGCCCTTGCGCCGGTACGATCACTTCCGCTCGCCGGGCCAGCAGGAGGCAGTTGA
- a CDS encoding winged helix-turn-helix domain-containing protein translates to MTPQVLLHGHFSPELRCVATVLGHLPVHLVVFDNLQTPPDPAALVIYAYRPGLEHSQIVQALTAAYPATPLVAIGPDYSEAIHRDLSRYPHVTYLSLNTPTAEKLNRFRTWLGLTGPHPLHVGPLTLNPDTGTVRCHERPLPLTATEFELLSVLMEHPGQRFTVSALEPMLSCKGVAVHVYQVRRKLAVLNMDGLLRGDASRGYTIDARTSVRRTPNPSTALRRHLLRL, encoded by the coding sequence ATGACACCCCAGGTTCTCTTGCATGGCCACTTCAGCCCCGAGCTCCGCTGCGTCGCCACAGTGCTCGGCCACCTGCCCGTCCACCTCGTCGTGTTCGACAATCTGCAGACACCACCCGACCCGGCAGCCCTGGTCATCTACGCGTACCGGCCCGGCCTTGAGCACAGCCAAATCGTGCAGGCTCTGACAGCTGCCTACCCGGCGACTCCCCTGGTCGCCATCGGCCCCGATTACTCCGAGGCCATTCACCGGGACCTGAGCCGGTACCCGCACGTGACGTATCTGTCCCTGAACACCCCCACGGCGGAGAAACTGAACCGCTTCCGTACCTGGCTCGGGTTGACCGGTCCACACCCGCTGCATGTCGGCCCGCTGACCCTGAACCCAGACACCGGCACTGTCCGCTGCCACGAGCGCCCCCTGCCCCTCACCGCCACAGAATTTGAACTGCTCAGCGTGCTCATGGAACACCCTGGACAGCGGTTCACGGTGTCTGCCCTCGAACCGATGCTTTCCTGCAAGGGCGTGGCTGTTCACGTCTACCAGGTGCGGCGCAAACTCGCCGTCCTCAACATGGACGGTCTGCTCAGAGGCGACGCTTCACGCGGTTACACCATCGACGCGAGAACCTCGGTCCGCCGCACCCCGAATCCCAGCACCGCGCTGCGAAGACACCTGCTGCGCCTGTAA
- a CDS encoding transposase family protein, which translates to MLQVPRLAQRPRSFESLCGLNPSEFTLLAEQLEPLWIRAHRTSLLREGRQRRIGAGRQFKLDVPHRLLLTLIYLRHYLPMHLLGVLFEMDAANVCRNVHALLPILEQALPAPLRARTLDSRKVTPDDAPRRRLRTLEDVLEAFPEIADIIIDGTEQPRGQPKQKKGSSPGKKAVGRPKDQKKYFSVKKGTHTLKTQVAVTPDGLVVHLSAPAGGRTHDMKVLKQSRLLPRLPRGSRVWGDRGYTGLDKLCPDHEVIVPRMRPKGGTLSPEERELNHQMSKVRITVENVVCKLKKFHVCREFYRNDTRRHGLFWGCVAGLVNLRTMSRAPQFA; encoded by the coding sequence ATGCTTCAGGTGCCGCGCCTGGCCCAGCGTCCCCGGTCCTTCGAGTCGCTGTGTGGCCTGAACCCCAGCGAATTCACCCTCCTCGCTGAACAGCTCGAGCCCCTGTGGATTCGGGCGCACCGGACGTCCCTCCTGCGGGAGGGACGGCAACGCCGTATCGGGGCCGGCCGGCAGTTCAAACTCGATGTTCCCCACCGTCTGCTGCTGACGCTGATCTACTTGCGACACTATCTCCCGATGCATCTGTTGGGCGTGCTGTTCGAGATGGATGCCGCCAACGTCTGTCGGAACGTTCATGCGCTCCTGCCGATCCTGGAGCAGGCGCTGCCTGCTCCCCTCCGCGCCCGGACGCTGGACAGCCGCAAGGTCACGCCCGACGACGCCCCGCGTCGTCGGCTGCGCACGCTCGAAGACGTCCTCGAAGCCTTCCCGGAGATCGCCGACATCATCATCGACGGCACGGAGCAGCCCCGAGGACAACCCAAGCAGAAGAAAGGCAGCAGTCCCGGAAAGAAGGCCGTCGGGCGGCCCAAGGACCAGAAGAAGTATTTCAGCGTCAAGAAGGGCACCCATACGCTGAAAACGCAGGTGGCGGTGACCCCGGATGGACTCGTCGTGCACCTCAGTGCGCCCGCCGGCGGGCGCACCCATGACATGAAGGTCCTGAAACAATCGCGACTGTTGCCCCGACTCCCCCGGGGGAGTCGCGTGTGGGGCGACCGGGGGTACACGGGCCTGGACAAGCTGTGCCCCGACCACGAGGTGATCGTTCCCCGGATGCGCCCCAAAGGCGGCACGCTGAGTCCGGAGGAGCGGGAGCTCAACCATCAGATGTCCAAGGTGCGGATCACGGTGGAGAACGTCGTGTGTAAGCTGAAGAAGTTCCACGTTTGCCGGGAGTTCTACCGAAACGACACCCGGCGACACGGCCTGTTCTGGGGCTGTGTGGCCGGCCTGGTCAATCTCCGCACCATGAGCCGCGCACCACAGTTCGCCTGA